Proteins from a genomic interval of Sulfurospirillum oryzae:
- a CDS encoding nitrogen fixation protein NifQ gives MSTTIESIENRYTQLEMIKLEREVTMFLQGYAKNRYSKYVIAPHIAAMSLQMNHLYEAMGFKNRVQMGKYMKCHFPELVVLKPVDKLWKKFIFDSISRVAPFCFTCKDNSNCFACQLAG, from the coding sequence ATGAGCACCACAATAGAGAGTATAGAAAACAGATACACTCAACTTGAAATGATAAAACTAGAACGTGAAGTGACTATGTTTTTACAAGGCTATGCCAAAAATCGTTACTCTAAGTACGTCATAGCCCCACATATCGCAGCCATGTCTTTACAGATGAACCATCTTTACGAAGCGATGGGTTTTAAAAACCGTGTACAGATGGGAAAGTACATGAAGTGCCATTTTCCAGAGCTTGTTGTACTCAAACCTGTCGATAAACTTTGGAAAAAATTTATCTTCGATTCCATCAGCAGAGTCGCTCCTTTTTGCTTTACATGTAAAGATAATTCTAACTGCTTTGCGTGCCAGTTGGCAGGGTAA
- a CDS encoding RNA polymerase factor sigma-54, with protein sequence MRSINLEFKQKQSLNLSLKLWLPLLQLPLQELSTHLETLSYENPFLEVKRPFEQNLGSSHGIVEELVLGSESLHEKIIEQIVPPLFPTPISQKVAHEILCDINEEGYFDGDIEAIAQTCGVYTEYVERIRQRFSKLEPYGVAALDSKESFVFQLDALSDDIDDELYNLVNKMIEQMAKVDKFSKHGRFEEAKAIIKKFANPPAVEYQAAPKQIIPDFYVEVGDDIKLRINNDYYPDILITDPFSSKSENIKEKLKEARDIVNLLELRKTTLYKIVLLVVERQLSFFVGGELKPLNMSTLADELSFAESTISRAISNKYIESKQGIFPLKSFFTNAVATKELSSSEIKNFINQQIEYEDKSEPLTDDELLERIEKRFNIKMVRRTITKYRKLMNVASSKERKKIYKVQA encoded by the coding sequence ATGAGAAGTATCAACCTAGAATTCAAACAGAAGCAGAGCTTAAACCTCTCTTTGAAACTTTGGCTCCCACTGTTACAGCTTCCTCTTCAAGAGTTAAGTACGCACTTAGAGACATTGTCGTACGAAAACCCTTTTTTAGAGGTCAAGCGTCCTTTCGAGCAAAACCTAGGCTCTAGCCATGGCATTGTCGAAGAGTTGGTACTTGGCAGTGAGTCTTTGCATGAAAAAATCATCGAGCAGATTGTACCGCCACTTTTTCCAACACCTATTTCACAAAAGGTCGCTCACGAGATACTGTGTGACATCAACGAAGAGGGCTATTTTGATGGTGACATCGAAGCGATCGCGCAGACGTGTGGGGTTTATACGGAGTATGTTGAGCGCATTCGTCAACGTTTCTCCAAGCTAGAGCCGTATGGCGTCGCGGCACTCGATAGTAAAGAGTCGTTTGTGTTTCAACTCGATGCTTTAAGTGATGACATTGATGATGAGCTTTATAACCTTGTAAACAAGATGATAGAGCAGATGGCAAAGGTCGATAAATTCTCGAAACATGGACGTTTTGAAGAGGCTAAAGCGATCATTAAAAAGTTTGCAAACCCTCCTGCTGTGGAGTATCAAGCAGCACCAAAGCAGATCATCCCTGATTTTTACGTGGAAGTGGGTGATGACATCAAGCTACGCATCAATAATGACTATTACCCTGACATTCTCATTACCGATCCGTTTTCAAGCAAGAGTGAGAACATCAAGGAAAAACTCAAAGAGGCACGCGACATCGTCAATCTCTTAGAGCTTCGCAAAACAACGCTTTACAAGATCGTGCTTTTGGTGGTGGAAAGACAGCTTTCCTTTTTTGTTGGTGGTGAGTTAAAACCGCTTAATATGAGCACACTCGCAGATGAGCTCTCTTTTGCGGAATCTACCATATCACGGGCTATTTCAAACAAATACATTGAGTCAAAGCAGGGCATTTTCCCGCTTAAATCATTTTTTACCAATGCGGTCGCGACCAAAGAGCTTTCCAGCTCAGAGATAAAGAATTTTATCAATCAACAGATAGAATACGAAGATAAAAGTGAGCCACTCACCGATGATGAGCTTTTGGAGCGCATTGAAAAGCGTTTTAACATCAAGATGGTCAGACGTACCATCACAAAATACCGCAAATTGATGAACGTAGCCTCATCCAAAGAGCGTAAGAAAATTTATAAGGTACAAGCATGA
- a CDS encoding EamA family transporter, with the protein MQKKDFLLAVFITFVWGINFSIIKLGLLSLNPFMLSGLRFLLCAIPLIFFIKKPNVSMVYIASYGLIFGVGLWGMVSLGIYFGISAGVASLVLQLSAFFTVILGAIVLHEKIQLHKKLGFVTALAGIAFIISITDGTVTYLGLFLVLVGAISWSVANVIVKKAGTKEVFAFLIYASIFSPIPLFLLAYLTQGDVVFVNFFENLDGKAIFSILFQVYPTTLMGYWVWNSLLHKYPASSVAPLSLLVPIFGLLGSYFVFNEPIGSLKIIACVLIISGLIVNTFGGNFQFKRSFDQ; encoded by the coding sequence ATGCAAAAAAAAGACTTCCTGCTGGCAGTTTTCATTACCTTTGTCTGGGGGATTAATTTCTCCATCATCAAGCTAGGGCTCCTCTCACTCAATCCCTTTATGCTCTCAGGGCTTCGCTTTTTGCTCTGTGCCATACCGCTCATCTTTTTTATCAAAAAACCCAATGTCTCGATGGTGTATATCGCAAGCTATGGGCTCATATTTGGCGTTGGACTGTGGGGCATGGTCTCGTTGGGGATTTACTTTGGTATATCAGCGGGCGTTGCCTCTTTGGTGTTGCAACTGAGTGCTTTTTTTACGGTCATTTTAGGCGCTATCGTTTTGCATGAGAAAATCCAACTGCATAAAAAACTTGGCTTTGTAACTGCACTTGCGGGGATTGCTTTTATCATCAGCATTACCGATGGAACGGTGACTTACTTGGGACTTTTTTTGGTGCTTGTGGGTGCCATCTCTTGGAGTGTTGCCAATGTCATTGTCAAAAAAGCGGGAACCAAAGAGGTCTTTGCCTTTTTAATTTATGCGAGCATCTTCTCGCCAATTCCTCTCTTTTTGTTGGCATACCTCACGCAAGGCGATGTTGTGTTTGTAAACTTTTTTGAAAATCTCGATGGCAAAGCCATCTTTTCCATCCTTTTTCAAGTGTACCCTACAACACTCATGGGCTACTGGGTTTGGAATTCGCTCCTGCACAAATACCCAGCATCAAGCGTAGCACCGCTATCGCTTTTAGTGCCTATATTTGGCTTACTTGGCTCTTACTTTGTGTTCAACGAGCCAATAGGAAGCTTGAAGATCATCGCTTGTGTATTGATTATCTCAGGTCTTATCGTCAATACATTTGGCGGTAATTTTCAGTTCAAAAGAAGCTTTGACCAATAG
- a CDS encoding nitrogen fixation protein NifZ — protein MLASEEVVLHNTVMAKLSGKDEESAKFFLGQKVKLLEDVKNDGTYPYLGIGEVMIKKGSIGYIRTIGEFLQVIRVYEVHFLDAEAVIEVIGCREHELEAMEPYRDLEAEETEWMMNHYKTKS, from the coding sequence GTGCTTGCTAGTGAAGAAGTTGTTTTGCACAACACGGTGATGGCAAAACTTTCAGGTAAAGATGAAGAGAGTGCCAAGTTTTTTCTCGGGCAAAAAGTGAAACTTTTGGAAGATGTCAAGAACGATGGGACTTATCCGTATCTTGGGATTGGAGAGGTGATGATTAAAAAAGGCTCCATTGGGTACATCCGCACCATTGGAGAATTTTTACAAGTCATTCGTGTCTATGAAGTTCATTTTTTAGATGCCGAAGCGGTCATCGAAGTGATCGGGTGTAGGGAACATGAGCTTGAAGCGATGGAACCTTACCGTGACCTTGAAGCCGAAGAGACAGAATGGATGATGAATCATTATAAAACTAAGTCGTAA
- a CDS encoding AraC family transcriptional regulator, protein MRRKETNLTHSKLANDLLNYINNHIETQINIDDLAVEFGLSKFHFHRIFKEQTGSNIYETIRSVRLQKASNLLITNKYSTITEIANMCGYSSQTSFIRVFKERFSQTPKLWRNGGYKAYSNDILSGTCNALLTHTDFSHLEAKIVKTNPKSVYYIRQKGYNRQAVQIWQKMMAWVYTNEIEQYEQIAIYHDNPIITPLNECSYVACIAPLDGKKLKNTSLPLFEMYDGLCATFEVEGQYNDMLKLIQWVYHEWLPESGYEAITIPSYTIFEKNHFLSDDGFFKCTYYLPVRYV, encoded by the coding sequence ATGCGACGAAAAGAGACCAATTTAACGCACAGCAAATTAGCCAATGATCTGCTCAACTATATCAATAACCACATCGAAACGCAGATCAACATTGATGATTTAGCGGTTGAGTTTGGGTTGAGCAAATTTCATTTTCACCGCATTTTTAAAGAGCAGACGGGAAGCAACATCTACGAAACGATTCGCTCTGTTAGGCTGCAAAAAGCATCCAATCTACTCATCACCAACAAATACTCAACCATCACCGAAATCGCCAATATGTGCGGTTACAGCTCTCAAACTTCATTTATTCGGGTGTTTAAAGAGCGCTTTTCCCAAACGCCAAAACTGTGGCGCAATGGCGGCTACAAAGCGTACTCGAATGACATATTAAGTGGCACATGCAATGCCTTACTCACCCATACCGACTTTTCGCATTTGGAAGCCAAGATAGTCAAAACAAATCCCAAAAGTGTTTACTACATCAGGCAAAAAGGTTACAACCGACAAGCGGTGCAGATATGGCAAAAGATGATGGCATGGGTCTACACCAATGAGATAGAACAGTACGAGCAAATCGCCATTTACCATGACAACCCCATCATTACGCCACTTAATGAGTGTTCTTACGTAGCGTGTATTGCGCCCTTGGATGGCAAAAAGTTGAAAAATACCAGCTTACCTCTATTTGAAATGTACGATGGACTTTGTGCAACATTTGAGGTAGAGGGGCAATACAACGATATGCTCAAACTCATCCAATGGGTGTACCACGAGTGGCTTCCTGAGAGTGGATATGAAGCGATCACGATTCCCTCGTATACGATCTTTGAGAAGAACCATTTTTTAAGCGATGATGGGTTTTTTAAATGTACGTATTACCTACCTGTGCGGTATGTTTAG
- a CDS encoding 2Fe-2S iron-sulfur cluster-binding protein, whose translation MTTRVEIINDFLAINVKPGATIQDVVEASGSALPFGCRDGQCGTCVVEIVQGMEFLSPKNEKEFKVLKEVCAGTCSENSRLACQMKIDKPNGVVRIKY comes from the coding sequence ATGACAACAAGAGTAGAAATTATCAACGATTTTTTAGCAATTAACGTAAAACCAGGCGCAACCATTCAAGATGTCGTCGAAGCAAGCGGTAGTGCACTTCCTTTCGGCTGTCGTGATGGTCAATGTGGTACGTGTGTGGTTGAAATCGTACAAGGTATGGAGTTTTTATCACCTAAAAATGAGAAAGAGTTTAAAGTTCTCAAAGAAGTATGTGCGGGCACATGTTCAGAAAATTCACGTCTTGCATGTCAGATGAAAATCGACAAACCAAACGGCGTTGTACGTATTAAATACTAA
- a CDS encoding M48 metallopeptidase family protein, whose protein sequence is MPNLEYIAHYPEHLKEQIRHLITTEKLGAYLLSKYPTTHSISSDKALYTYVMELRAEFLRKSEPITKVLYDGKINDINDALGLHRVTIKNYGGRLRSKSEIRVATLFKSTPEPFLKMICVHELAHLKEKAHNKAFYALCEKMEPSYHQLEFDVRLYLTHLDLFGKLY, encoded by the coding sequence GTGCCAAATTTAGAATACATCGCCCATTACCCAGAACACCTCAAAGAGCAAATCCGCCATCTCATCACGACAGAGAAGCTGGGCGCGTACCTGCTTTCAAAGTACCCAACCACCCATAGCATCTCCAGCGACAAAGCACTTTACACCTACGTCATGGAACTAAGAGCTGAGTTTTTACGCAAAAGTGAGCCCATCACCAAAGTGCTTTACGATGGCAAAATCAACGACATCAACGACGCCTTAGGCTTGCACCGTGTCACCATCAAAAACTACGGCGGACGCCTACGAAGTAAAAGCGAAATCCGCGTGGCAACCCTTTTTAAAAGTACGCCAGAACCCTTTTTAAAGATGATCTGTGTGCATGAACTTGCTCACTTAAAAGAAAAAGCGCATAACAAAGCCTTTTACGCGTTGTGTGAAAAAATGGAGCCAAGCTACCATCAGTTGGAGTTTGATGTCAGGCTTTATTTGACGCATTTGGACTTGTTTGGGAAGTTGTACTAG
- a CDS encoding OmpA family protein encodes MRYNRSRSSDQNFWVSYADLMAGLLFVFILLIGAIVVKYVYVQTDLKHQKQSLEQSEAELTQKKRDFLRLRSDMNQTSASLQIAQELLAQKEANLDETNAKLQLSDREIENLKKLLLDTELARDEVKGEFVASQMELGTTTQTLKLKEGELALLSAKLLESTASHQQLVEDLNITKARIKNLTGIRIKVIQELKNKLGKKINIDPNSGAIRLPSSVLFDVGSYELKPEAKKQLKETLQPYLDVLLNDNSIRENIDHIVIEGHTDSDGSYMHNLDLSQKRAYSVMAFIYSLDEKRTTMLQKYLSANGRSYSDLILKNGVEDKEASRRIEIKFNLSNKKAIEEIETFLNRKE; translated from the coding sequence ATGCGTTACAACCGTTCACGAAGTTCTGACCAAAACTTCTGGGTCTCGTATGCCGACTTGATGGCGGGGCTGTTGTTTGTCTTTATCTTGCTGATTGGGGCGATTGTCGTGAAGTACGTTTACGTGCAAACAGATCTCAAACATCAAAAGCAAAGTTTAGAACAAAGCGAAGCAGAACTCACACAGAAAAAACGTGACTTTTTGAGATTGCGCTCTGATATGAACCAAACAAGCGCCTCTTTGCAAATCGCACAAGAGTTGCTCGCTCAAAAAGAAGCCAATCTGGATGAGACAAATGCCAAATTGCAATTAAGCGATAGAGAAATCGAAAATCTGAAAAAACTTCTGCTCGATACTGAGCTTGCTCGCGATGAAGTCAAAGGTGAATTTGTGGCAAGCCAAATGGAGCTTGGAACGACGACACAAACACTCAAACTCAAAGAGGGTGAACTTGCGCTTTTAAGTGCTAAATTGCTTGAAAGTACTGCCTCTCATCAGCAGTTGGTTGAAGACCTGAACATCACCAAAGCGCGCATTAAAAACTTGACTGGTATTCGCATCAAAGTCATACAAGAGCTGAAAAACAAGCTGGGCAAGAAAATCAATATTGATCCTAACAGCGGAGCGATTCGCCTGCCCTCTTCGGTGCTCTTTGATGTCGGTTCGTATGAACTGAAACCTGAAGCCAAAAAACAGCTCAAAGAGACACTTCAGCCTTATCTTGATGTTTTGCTCAATGACAATTCTATACGTGAAAACATCGACCATATCGTCATCGAAGGACATACTGATTCCGATGGGTCGTACATGCACAACCTTGATCTTTCGCAAAAAAGAGCTTACTCGGTTATGGCATTTATCTATTCGCTCGATGAAAAACGAACAACCATGCTTCAAAAATACCTTAGCGCAAACGGCAGGTCATACAGTGATCTTATCTTGAAAAATGGTGTGGAAGATAAAGAGGCTTCGAGGCGCATCGAGATCAAGTTTAACCTCTCCAACAAAAAAGCCATCGAAGAGATCGAAACTTTTTTAAATCGTAAAGAGTAG
- a CDS encoding GNAT family N-acetyltransferase: MIRVANESDLEEILAIYNDAILNTTAVYTYKEKDIHERREWFLSKSEKGYPVWVYEKDHRVAGFATYGSFREWPAYKYTVEHSIYVHKDFRNYGIGTILLKTVVEDAQEKGYATLVAGIDASNANSIHLHEKLGFVSAGLIHKAGYKFGQWLDLAFYQLILAGPDNPSEGDR, from the coding sequence ATGATTCGAGTCGCAAATGAAAGTGATTTGGAAGAAATATTAGCAATTTACAATGATGCAATTTTAAATACCACTGCGGTTTATACTTACAAAGAAAAAGATATACATGAACGCAGAGAATGGTTTTTAAGCAAGAGCGAAAAGGGGTATCCGGTTTGGGTGTACGAAAAAGATCATCGCGTGGCTGGCTTTGCAACGTACGGTTCTTTTCGAGAATGGCCTGCTTACAAATATACGGTTGAACATTCTATTTACGTTCATAAAGATTTTCGCAATTATGGCATTGGAACTATTCTACTTAAAACAGTGGTAGAAGATGCTCAAGAAAAAGGGTATGCCACCCTAGTTGCAGGCATTGATGCCTCTAACGCCAACAGCATTCATCTGCATGAAAAATTAGGCTTTGTCTCCGCTGGGCTTATCCATAAAGCAGGGTATAAATTTGGGCAATGGCTTGATTTGGCATTTTATCAATTGATACTTGCTGGACCAGACAATCCTAGTGAAGGAGATCGTTAG
- a CDS encoding MotA/TolQ/ExbB proton channel family protein — translation MQENMSETLQNLAALEAPKRNCAMVYLKLILLPTLAYLYFLLGFLGILHFKVGIHSIVLIGFIYIVALIFAKHNGEFGACTFRRYSKEFQTELHEYVTKNLMPIGETLKSNASFQNFIDTYAKRIRNDNYASVAASIFPTMGILGTFISIAITLPDFSSQNAGALENEISLLLSGVGTAFYVSIYGILLSLWWIFFEKRGLSRFDREVALIEESTASLFWTKEEIEHAYVQENLQHFERIGKMFEHLSSSDFFERLGKNIEAKFELFDEMLTLEAAAVKRGAEHIKEGMDALSRSQEKQRDLVHLHEEMLTKLNSFNEKTTALHVKMLESNEEMITTNQEVLRALKETSTARSFPAQNEEVESLKESLKMIDAETEEIILKMDALK, via the coding sequence ATGCAAGAAAATATGAGTGAAACGCTTCAAAATCTAGCCGCGCTTGAGGCGCCAAAACGTAATTGTGCTATGGTTTACCTCAAACTCATTTTGTTGCCAACATTGGCGTATCTCTATTTTTTACTGGGATTTTTAGGCATTTTGCATTTTAAAGTGGGTATTCACAGTATCGTGCTTATTGGATTTATTTATATTGTTGCGCTCATTTTTGCAAAACACAATGGCGAGTTCGGCGCCTGCACGTTTAGACGTTACTCCAAAGAGTTTCAAACAGAACTCCATGAGTATGTTACCAAAAATTTGATGCCCATTGGTGAGACACTCAAGTCCAATGCCTCATTTCAAAACTTCATCGACACTTACGCCAAACGCATTCGCAATGACAACTACGCCTCAGTAGCGGCGAGCATTTTCCCAACTATGGGAATTTTGGGTACATTTATCTCGATTGCCATCACCTTACCTGATTTTTCATCGCAAAACGCGGGTGCTTTGGAAAATGAAATTTCCCTTCTGTTAAGCGGTGTGGGCACAGCGTTTTACGTCTCCATTTACGGCATCTTGCTCTCTCTTTGGTGGATTTTCTTTGAAAAAAGAGGACTGAGTCGCTTTGATAGAGAGGTTGCTCTTATCGAAGAGTCAACCGCTTCACTTTTTTGGACAAAAGAAGAGATAGAACATGCCTACGTACAAGAAAATCTCCAACATTTTGAGCGTATCGGGAAGATGTTTGAGCATCTAAGTTCGAGCGACTTTTTTGAGCGTTTGGGTAAAAATATCGAAGCGAAATTTGAACTGTTTGATGAGATGCTCACCCTTGAAGCTGCGGCGGTCAAAAGAGGTGCGGAACACATCAAAGAGGGTATGGACGCACTTTCACGTTCACAAGAAAAACAGCGCGATTTGGTGCATCTGCATGAAGAGATGCTTACTAAACTCAATTCGTTCAACGAAAAGACAACCGCTTTACATGTAAAGATGCTTGAGAGCAATGAGGAGATGATAACCACCAACCAAGAAGTGCTTCGCGCCCTTAAAGAAACCAGCACTGCGCGAAGTTTTCCTGCGCAAAACGAAGAGGTTGAGTCGCTCAAAGAGAGCTTGAAGATGATTGATGCTGAAACTGAAGAGATCATCTTGAAAATGGATGCGTTAAAATAA
- the blaOXA gene encoding class D beta-lactamase has protein sequence MFHKLFLVLGLVYSLHAEDAVIAKLFENENITGTMIIESLDGTERYVYNDERAKTPLLPASTFKIPNTLIALDEGVVSADSIIPWDGVERSVRAWNQDQTLKSAFKSSCVWCYQLFARDIGLEQYNEYLKNLHYGNEKTGPEVDRFWLDGELRITAYEQIAFLKKLYNNDLPFIQEHIDLLKTIMIDMQGENYIIRAKTGWATPEDGEHHGWYVGYVESSKGVYFFATNLPIPSSDELPLRKLMTVEALKNKGIIE, from the coding sequence ATGTTTCATAAATTATTTTTAGTACTGGGTTTGGTTTACTCTTTACACGCCGAAGATGCAGTCATAGCCAAACTTTTTGAGAATGAAAATATAACGGGTACGATGATTATTGAATCATTAGATGGCACTGAGCGGTATGTTTACAATGATGAGCGAGCGAAAACGCCTCTGCTTCCTGCTTCGACTTTTAAAATCCCCAATACACTTATTGCGCTAGATGAAGGTGTTGTGAGTGCTGACTCTATCATTCCTTGGGATGGCGTTGAGCGAAGTGTGAGAGCGTGGAATCAAGACCAAACACTCAAATCTGCCTTTAAAAGTTCTTGCGTCTGGTGTTATCAGCTTTTTGCACGCGACATAGGACTGGAGCAGTACAATGAATATCTCAAAAATCTTCACTATGGCAATGAAAAAACAGGACCAGAAGTGGATCGTTTTTGGCTTGATGGAGAGCTTCGCATTACCGCGTATGAGCAAATTGCCTTTTTGAAAAAACTTTACAACAATGACTTACCTTTTATACAAGAACATATCGATCTGCTCAAAACTATTATGATAGACATGCAGGGAGAAAATTATATTATCCGAGCTAAAACGGGCTGGGCAACGCCAGAAGATGGAGAGCATCATGGTTGGTATGTGGGTTATGTTGAGAGCTCAAAAGGGGTTTACTTCTTCGCAACCAACCTTCCCATACCTTCAAGCGATGAGCTTCCACTGCGTAAACTTATGACCGTAGAAGCACTTAAAAACAAAGGAATTATCGAGTAA
- a CDS encoding PhzF family phenazine biosynthesis protein, whose product MKLSQFPIYIIDAFTKELFKGNQAAVVPLDSWLPESVMQSIASENNLSETAFFVRNDAGVYEIRWFSPLKEIDFCGHATLASAYVICNHLGEKGTLKFWAKAVNTIEVNERENGLIEMSFPNRAPELLSEIPKALKTGLSITPLEFHKNQQAYFAVYASEDNVKNVVPDLEKLKTLAPFDVVVTAPSVAFDFASRYFWPANGGVEDPVTGSIHAGLAPFWAKRLGKDNLVALQASKRTGVLYCRVREERVFISGACKEYLEGSISITY is encoded by the coding sequence ATGAAACTCTCCCAATTCCCCATCTACATCATAGATGCCTTCACCAAAGAACTTTTCAAAGGCAATCAAGCCGCTGTTGTGCCACTTGATAGCTGGCTACCTGAAAGTGTCATGCAAAGCATCGCTTCTGAGAACAACCTCTCTGAGACAGCCTTTTTTGTGCGAAATGATGCCGGTGTGTATGAGATACGTTGGTTTTCACCGCTTAAAGAGATTGACTTTTGCGGTCATGCGACGTTGGCGAGTGCGTATGTCATCTGTAACCATCTTGGTGAAAAAGGCACTCTCAAATTTTGGGCAAAAGCGGTCAATACCATTGAGGTCAATGAGCGTGAAAATGGACTTATCGAGATGAGTTTTCCTAACCGTGCGCCTGAGCTTTTAAGCGAAATCCCCAAAGCATTAAAAACGGGGCTTTCCATAACACCGCTTGAATTTCACAAAAACCAGCAAGCTTACTTTGCGGTGTATGCAAGCGAGGATAATGTCAAAAATGTTGTCCCTGACCTTGAGAAGCTCAAAACCCTTGCACCGTTTGATGTGGTTGTAACAGCTCCGAGCGTAGCGTTTGATTTTGCTTCGCGCTATTTTTGGCCAGCTAATGGTGGTGTCGAAGACCCCGTAACAGGCTCCATCCATGCAGGACTTGCACCATTTTGGGCAAAGCGTTTAGGCAAAGACAACCTCGTGGCACTTCAAGCTTCCAAACGCACGGGTGTGCTTTACTGTCGTGTGCGCGAAGAGCGCGTTTTTATCTCGGGTGCATGCAAAGAGTATTTGGAAGGCAGCATTAGCATTACCTATTAG
- a CDS encoding CHAD domain-containing protein, translated as MSSKTLKLNCHSVKSLLKNTLSKTTQNMMTYLSDFLQTKEPESLHQYRVNIRMARSVCLELSDFMEEKRKNKLDKILKTLQQETNDMRDIDVFIECIGAYKNSVDPQCLSEFEGIEAKLKAEKEEAYKAFEAKYTEAFQTHIMTQLQSLQNDDLLCLPKSEEKLFKYIKEIFFHRLKKIAKASKKLTLSAPNERFHKLRLHYKKLRYNADAVKLNQFSKSFKPLQTAFGNVQDKNSQIERIKHYNVAHSVCLEQIIALLEQELILDKQACIEKSSKENIVRMKNSLEKIFTCKDS; from the coding sequence ATGTCCTCCAAAACGCTCAAACTGAATTGCCACAGTGTTAAGTCTTTGCTGAAAAATACACTTTCAAAAACCACGCAGAATATGATGACCTATTTGAGTGATTTTTTACAGACCAAAGAGCCTGAGAGTTTACACCAATACCGAGTCAACATCCGTATGGCGCGCTCTGTTTGTCTTGAATTGAGTGACTTTATGGAAGAAAAACGTAAAAATAAGCTCGATAAAATTCTTAAAACCTTACAGCAAGAGACAAACGATATGCGCGATATTGATGTTTTTATAGAGTGTATTGGAGCGTATAAAAACAGCGTTGATCCGCAATGTTTGAGCGAATTTGAGGGCATTGAAGCCAAACTAAAAGCAGAAAAAGAGGAAGCATACAAGGCGTTTGAAGCCAAGTACACAGAAGCGTTTCAAACACACATAATGACACAACTTCAAAGCCTCCAAAACGATGATTTACTCTGCTTGCCAAAGTCGGAGGAAAAGCTTTTCAAATACATCAAAGAGATATTTTTTCATCGTCTCAAAAAGATCGCCAAAGCTTCTAAAAAACTTACTCTTAGCGCACCCAATGAGCGCTTTCATAAACTAAGACTGCACTATAAAAAACTTCGCTACAATGCCGACGCTGTAAAGCTAAATCAGTTTTCAAAAAGCTTCAAACCTCTTCAAACTGCCTTTGGAAACGTGCAAGACAAAAACAGTCAAATCGAGCGCATCAAGCACTACAACGTGGCGCACAGTGTTTGCTTAGAGCAGATCATCGCTCTTTTAGAGCAAGAGCTCATCTTGGACAAGCAGGCGTGCATCGAAAAATCGAGCAAAGAGAACATCGTAAGAATGAAAAATTCCCTTGAAAAAATCTTTACATGTAAAGATTCCTAG
- a CDS encoding nitrogenase-stabilizing/protective protein NifW: protein MKTLNDFYQLKDAEDYFHFFGIEYDKHIVAVKRFHIMREYGALVKKGFENFNGDEKYLMDFLKFALMRVYMDYKHGHAPSAAEVWGMIEDGKAKGCLACAISSEGGNCAC, encoded by the coding sequence ATGAAAACGCTAAATGATTTTTATCAACTCAAAGATGCGGAAGATTATTTCCATTTTTTTGGTATCGAGTATGACAAACATATTGTCGCAGTCAAGCGTTTTCATATTATGAGAGAGTATGGAGCATTGGTTAAAAAAGGGTTTGAAAATTTTAATGGCGATGAAAAGTACCTCATGGACTTTTTGAAGTTTGCTCTGATGCGCGTCTATATGGACTACAAACATGGGCACGCTCCAAGTGCGGCTGAGGTTTGGGGCATGATCGAAGACGGAAAAGCCAAAGGGTGTTTGGCATGTGCGATCTCATCTGAAGGAGGAAACTGTGCTTGCTAG